The Lactuca sativa cultivar Salinas chromosome 2, Lsat_Salinas_v11, whole genome shotgun sequence genome includes a window with the following:
- the LOC111889940 gene encoding uncharacterized protein LOC111889940 → MSDRRCFEFLDKSLKDVLEDDNHLFGGMSMLLGGDFRQTLPVQPKSRKSQIIGLTLPNSYLWSHFTVFKLHHNMRLSQPVNPNKDVNQIPQFASWLLDIGNGNIGTPDKNDPESTNIIQIPHCFLIESGDNELESLIHFVYGKYIISNPSPEELSVRAIICPKNETADQVNALILSKTNSQGVVYNSCDSIKSQTHDSLELDTLYPQDYLNNLHFSGIPSHTLNLKVNTPVMLMRNINQREGLCNGTRLIVTQLLPSVIEASIITGISVGKRVYIPRIKFVHNTSDLPFIFIIKQFPLKVCYAMTINKSQGQSLKKVGLYLTNSVFTHGQLYVALSRATSPDSIKILLQQEDTLPFNCTRNVVFKDLLARVNMQEVITPHLCFQINLIAKIILSPKISSFLPVLQLYLE, encoded by the coding sequence ATGAGTGATCGTCGTTGCTTTGAGTTTCTTGATAAATCACTAAAAGATGTCCTTGAAGATGATAACCATCTTTTTGGTGGAATGTCAATGCTCCTAGGAGGTGACTTTCGACAAACTCTTCCTGTTCAACCTAAAAGCAGAAAATCACAAATAATTGGCCTAACTTTACCCAATTCCTATCTATGGTCACATTTTACGGTATTCAAATTGCATCATAATATGCGTTTATCCCAACCAGTCAATCCAAATAAGGATGTTAATCAAATACCACAGTTTGCTTCATGGCTTCTCGATATTGGAAATGGAAATATCGGAACACCAGACAAGAATGATCCAGAAAGCACAAACATTATACAAATACCTCATTGTTTCCTTATCGAATCAGGAGACAACGAATTAGAATCACTAATACATTTTGTATATGGCAAATATATAATTTCCAATCCATCACCTGAAGAGTTATCTGTTAGAGCCATTATTTGTCCTAAAAATGAAACAGCTGATCAAGTCAATGCTTTAATTCTATCAAAAACTAATAGTCAAGGGGTAGTATACAACAGTTGTGATTCTATTAAGTCACAAACCCATGATAGCTTAGAATTAGATACCTTATATCCCCAAGATTATTTAAACAATCTTCACTTTTCTGGTATTCCTTCACATACATTAAATTTGAAAGTTAATACCCCAGTTATGCTAATGAGGAATATCAATCAACGAGAAGGTCTTTGTAATGGAACACGTTTGATTGTTACACAATTATTACCATCTGTGATTGAAGCTTCCATAATAACAGGAATATCTGTTGGGAAAAGGGTGTACATTCCAAGAATAAAATTTGTACATAATACTTCTGACCTACCTTTTATATTTATCATAAAACAATTTCCTCTTAAAGTGTGTTATGCAATGACTATAAACAAAAGTCAAGGCCAATCTCTTAAAAAGGTAGGTTTATACCTCACAAACTCTGTTTTCACACACGGACAACTATATGTGGCTTTGTCAAGAGCTACCTCACCAGATTCGATAAAGATTCTACTACAACAAGAAGATACATTACCATTCAACTGTACCAGAAATGTCGTCTTCAAGGATTTGTTAGCAAGAGTAAATATGCAAGAGGTTATTACACCACATTTATGTTTTCAAATCAATCTAATAGCTAAGATAATTCTATCACCCAAAATCTCATCTTTTCTACCTGTTTTGCAATTATACTTAGAGTAA
- the LOC128132254 gene encoding uncharacterized protein LOC128132254 → MDRISNLHFGSPGNSLEVRVLRKWTLQFRKDETWFIVIDEHGDTIQLLARKTNQGSIQTSLLVTRCYRIKDYTCTEPDKYQKVLDHPVHMNIGEASTIEEIPNRNALPLTWFRFSPRSHFQMIADKNLEHPDFIGVLINMKDRKKKKDKEPFMLMTLTDENAEEITILLWKECIDSPDKFNRNALTSNSNTVVLAFTNLKSTMYNGQLTLTSTSATHMYVNPNLPETDTLITRFGTQFHSKSSPNVINTTLQRLKSSDFSQIMDNVYVLKTILSDFTFKDVWYHVTCTTCGKSTHKKGDGWFCVSHGPINEPKLLYKISAVLTDNTDTTTVFMSNEATCTLLNATAQEIIDGFPSQDRKTLPEPLERCKGLTKNVYVECTKLSSTRNICFTVTTISDIKTPQPTILSTQKTQTTRSTPMEQQTTTTMESLTPTKSRETGKRLQMEDTDTPKKPRPKREKYRNHGEADEGTHAKKQ, encoded by the exons ATGGATAGAATATCAAACCTCCACTTTGGCTCACCAGGAAATTCACTTGAAGTCCGTGTCTTGCGAAAATGGACACTACAATTCAGAAAGGACGAGACATGGTTTATCGTGATTGATGAGCat GGAGATACAATTCAGCTACTTGCTCGAAAGACAAATCAAGGATCGATACAAACTTCATTATTAGTCACTCGATGTTATCGTATTAAGGACTATACATGCACTGAGCCAGACAAATATCAGAAGGTCTTAGATCACCCAGTACACATGAATATTGGTGAAGCATCAACAATTGAGGAAATACCAAATCGCAATGCACTTCCACTAACATGGTTCCGCTTCAGTCCAAGATCACACTTTCAAATGATAGCAGACAAAAACTTAGAGCATCCAG ATTTCATAGGTGTACTCATCAACATGAAagatcgaaaaaaaaaaaaagacaaagaaCCATTCATGCTTATGACTTTAACAGATGAAAA TGCGGAGGAGATTACCATACTCTTATGGAAGGAATGCATAGATTCGCCAGACAAATTCAATCGAAATGCCCTTACATCAAACTCTAACACAGTGGTACTAGCTTTCACCAATCTCAAATCCACTATGTACAATG GACAATTAACATTGACAAGCACCAGCGCAACACACATGTACGTCAATCCCAATTTACCAGAAACGGACACACTCATTACAAG ATTTGGTACCCAATTTCACTCAAAATCATCACCAAATGTGATAAATACTACATTACAACGCTTAAAGAGCTCAGATTTCTCTCAAATAATG GACAATGTATATGTTTTAAAGACCATACTATCTGATTTCACATTCAAAGACGTATGGTACCACGTTACATGTACCACATGTGGTAAATCAACACACAAAAAAGGTGATGGATGGTTTTGTGTTTCCCATGGGCCCATAAATGAACCAAAACTTTT ATATAAAATCTCAGCAGTACTCACAGACAATACAGATACCACAACAGTTTTCATGTCTAATGAAGCAACCTGTACTCTGCTAAATGCGACTGCACAAGAAATCATAGACGGCTTTCCCAGTCAAGATAGAAAAACTTTACCTGAACCACTCGAACGTTGTAAAGGGTTGACAAAGAATGTCTATGTAGAATGCACAAAACTTTCTTCCACTAGAAATATCTGTTTCACAGTCACCACAATCAGTGACATAAAAACACCACAACCAACAATCTTATCAACACAAAAAACACAAACTACACGTTCAACACCAATGGAACAACAAACCACAACAACTATGGAGTCCCTCACCCCTACTAAATCACGTGAAACTGGAAAACGCCTCCAAATGGAAGATACAG ATACACCAAAAAAACCACGTCCCAAACGAGAGAAATACAGAAACCACGGCGAAGCAGACGAAGGAACACATGCCAAAAAGCAATGA